The Erythrobacter aurantius genome includes a window with the following:
- a CDS encoding FAD-dependent monooxygenase, with translation MAQADSETRDLLILGGGLVGMALALAAAKQGISSHVIDRADPAELTREGFDDRATAISTASWHLFTNIGIADYLEPFACDISSIAVTDQNKPGRIDFTPEPHEGTLGRMFPNRRLRLALFEAAAEEPLINWVSKAEIVERQRSEFGVAAVLHDDRKLKGRLMVAAEGRQSPTRDEAGITIAKWDYKHRAVIAGLTHSKPHDNVAWEIFYPAGPFALLPMNDDPDGTHRCSLVWTVSEEDGKAVTKLGDRAFLAEVQKRMGDILGEITSVGPRSSWPLGFHHTAKITAERLVLIGDSAHGLHPIAGQGLNLGLRDVGALVEVLADGARLGLDPGDAQLLKRYENWRGLDSFMVALATDGLTWLFGVPGKTASAVRRLGMSAVQRTPMLKTFFMDEARGISGDLPELLKA, from the coding sequence ATGGCGCAAGCAGATTCAGAAACCCGCGATCTCCTGATCCTTGGCGGCGGCCTTGTCGGCATGGCGCTGGCACTCGCAGCGGCAAAACAGGGCATATCCAGCCATGTGATCGACCGCGCAGACCCTGCCGAACTGACCCGCGAAGGCTTTGACGATCGCGCCACCGCGATCTCCACCGCCAGCTGGCACCTGTTCACCAATATCGGCATCGCCGATTATCTTGAGCCCTTCGCTTGCGATATCTCCAGCATCGCGGTGACCGATCAGAACAAGCCGGGGCGGATCGACTTCACCCCGGAACCGCACGAGGGGACGCTGGGCCGGATGTTCCCCAACCGCCGCCTGCGCCTCGCCCTGTTCGAAGCGGCGGCGGAGGAGCCTCTGATCAACTGGGTTTCCAAGGCCGAGATCGTAGAACGGCAACGCAGCGAATTCGGCGTGGCGGCGGTGCTTCACGATGACCGCAAGCTGAAAGGCCGCCTGATGGTCGCCGCCGAAGGCCGACAGTCACCCACCCGTGACGAAGCCGGCATCACCATCGCCAAATGGGATTACAAACATCGCGCGGTGATCGCCGGGCTGACTCACTCCAAACCGCATGACAATGTCGCGTGGGAAATCTTCTATCCTGCAGGCCCCTTTGCCCTGCTGCCGATGAACGATGATCCCGACGGCACGCACCGCTGCTCGCTGGTGTGGACCGTGTCGGAAGAGGACGGAAAGGCCGTCACCAAGCTGGGCGACCGTGCGTTTCTGGCCGAGGTGCAGAAGCGCATGGGCGACATTCTGGGCGAGATCACCAGCGTCGGCCCGCGTTCAAGCTGGCCGCTGGGGTTCCACCACACCGCCAAGATCACCGCCGAACGGCTTGTGCTGATCGGGGATTCCGCGCACGGCCTGCACCCGATTGCCGGACAGGGGCTGAACCTTGGCCTGCGCGATGTCGGCGCTCTGGTCGAGGTGCTGGCCGATGGCGCAAGGCTCGGGCTGGATCCGGGCGATGCGCAATTGCTCAAAAGGTATGAAAACTGGCGCGGGCTCGACAGCTTCATGGTCGCACTGGCGACCGACGGGCTGACATGGCTGTTCGGCGTTCCCGGCAAGACCGCAAGCGCGGTGCGGCGCCTCGGCATGTCGGCGGTGCAACGCACGCCGATGCTCAAGACGTTCTTCATGGACGAAGCGCGCGGTATCTCCGGCGATCTGCCGGAACTGCTGAAAGCCTGA